TCGACGTGCCCAACAGCAACTTCTCCGACGGCGTCCAGCTGCAGATGTGGACCTGCAATGGCACCAACGCCCAGAAGTTCACCTGGGACGGCGCCCGGCTGAAGATCGGCGGCAAGTGCATGGACGTGTCCGGGGCCTCCACGGCCAACGGCACCCGCATCCAGCTCGCCAACTGCAATGGCAACCGCGCCCAGGACTTCACGCTCAGCCCCGCGGGCGACCTGGTCAGCTACCTCGCCGACAAGTGCGTGGACATCGAGGGCTTCAACGCCAACGACGGCGCCAAGCTGAGCATCTACACCTGCAACGGCACCTCGAACCAGAAGTGGGACTTCCGCTAGTCCCGGCCCGGGGTCACGCCGCCCACTGACGTACGATGCGATGCGTGGCCTCGGCCTGCACGGAGTCCGGCCGCAACTGCATCCCCACGCCGCGGGCGCCCACCAGACACACGTGGCCGGCGCTCGCGGCCTCTCCGGGCCGCACCTCATCCGCGAACCACAGCTCACCGCCCAGGGCGAACACCGCCTGGCGCAGGTACGCGTCGAAGTCCGCCTCGGGCAACAGCCGCAGGTGCTCCACCAGCAGCTCCACCGTGACGTCCACCTCGGCGGCATCCGCCTCCGGCTTCGCGCCGAGCGGAGCCGTCAGGCCCCGGAACATCTCGGTGGCGCGGCGCGCCGGCAGGAACGCGGCATAGCCGGGCCGCAGCACCGCCACGCCCGGCTCCGTGCGCGAGCCCGGCGCGGCCCCCTCGGGCACACGCCAGGCGGGCACCACGGACACGTCCTCCACCCGCCGCGTGCCGTCCACCCGCCCGAGGAAGGGCGCGCGGTGGTGCAGCTCGAGCAGCGCGGCCAGGCGTCCCGCGGCCCCCGCGTGGCGCACGGTCACCCGGCGCTCGCCCTCGACGCGCACCTCACCCCAGGCCGCCAGGGCGGTGATGCCCTCCGGAGCGATGGACGCGAGCGACACCTGCACCGGCTCACCCAGGCGCGGCTGCCACACGAGCCGCTTCGCGGTGAGCCAGAAGCGCCCCGTGTAGCGCGAGAAGTAGACGGCCAGGAGCGCCCCGCCCAGGACGAGCACCGGCACGACGCTGGCCCGCCGCCCGAGGAGATGTTGGTGGGTGAGCACGAGCAGCGCGAACACCCATGCGCCTGGCCATGCGAGGAAGTGCCGCAACCCCTGCGAGCCCTCGAACAACACCGGCTCGTCGTCCCCCGGGGGCTGGGGCAGCGGCTCGGACATCAGCCGCTCCAGATGCCCCCACACCTCGGCGAGCGACGCCCCCTCCTGGTGCGTGAGGCGGGCGAGCCGCGCACGGGCCACGCGCTCCAGCCGCTCGCGCCGCGCGAGCAACCGCCGGTGGGCCCCCGGAGCGCCCCGGGCGAGCCACTCGCTCACGGCGGGCTCCAGCGCCAGCGCCCCGCGCAGCAGGTCCACCCGCACGCGCAGCCGCCACTTCCAGCGCGGCGAGCGCAACACCCGCAGCAGCTCGCCGTAGCAGGCCAGGGCCTGGGGACCGAGCGCCTCGTCCGCGACGTCCGGGGAGCCGCTCTCGCGGGCATTCACATCGCGGGGAAAGGCCAGATGCATGCCGGAAGTCCTCTCGACGATTCCCCGTCCCAACAGTCCGGGTCCGCCCGTTCCATCCACCCGCGTCCGCCCGGCCATCCCCCACGGCGGAGCCCGGAGGGCAACCAGGAGGGCATGCGCCCTCTCATCCGTCAGGAGGCCGAGCGCTGCGCGCCCAGCAGTGCCCGGACATCGGCGATGAGGCGGTCATCATCCCACGGCTTGCTGATGAAGTGGGAGATGACACCGGCCTCGGGTCCACCGGAAGACAGGTCCGCATGGCCGGAGATGAGCACCCGCACGGCCGAAGGCGCGATCCGCAACACCTGGCCGAGCAGTTCCAGGCCGTTCATCCCCCGCATGCGGAAGTCGGAGATGACGACGTCCGCGGGAAACGTGGCCAGCTTCTCGATGGCCTCCTCGCCCCCGAGCGCGACCTCGATGGAGAAGCCCTCGCGCCGCAGCAGTCTGCGGAGGGCGCCCACCACATGAACTTCGTCATCGACGATGAGAATCCTGGCCATACGGGCTCCGAACCACACCGGCACGCCCCCGCCCCACCCCATGCGGGTTGCTCGTTCCGGGACACACCGTGCCACGGATGAACGAGCGCTCGGGAGACGAGTCAGAGACGACGCGCGGCGAGCCCGAACCATCCACGAAGAAGCCGGGTGCGAGCAATAGCAACAGCGGACGCGCGACCTGGAACGTCTCGGGCCATGCACCCGCACCGGAGCATGCGGCGCCAGCCTGTAATTTCTAAAGCCCTGGAAGCACCTCAAGGCGGGGACAACGCGCGGGTGAGGCCCAACAGATGACGCAGGATGCGGCCGGTGGCGCCCCAGATGACGTGGCTCTCGTAGGTGTAGAAATCCACCTCGTACGCCACGCCCCGTGAGAAGTGGGGCTCGACGCGGTGGGCGGTGGGATCCATCAGGTGCGCCAGGGGCACCTCGACGATGAACTCCACTTCCGCGGGGTTGGGCTTGTACTCCAGGCCATGGGGAAGCACGCCCACGAAGGGTTGGATGCGGAAGCCCGAGCCGCCCAGGGTGGGCACTTCGTCCAGGGCACCGAGCACGCGCACTCCCGTCACGTCGATGCCGAGTTCCTCGCGCGTCTCGCGCAGCGCGGTCTGCAGGGGCGTGGGGTCCACGGCGTCGCGCGAGCCGCCGGGGAAGGAGTACTGGCCGGCGTGGTGGCGCAGCGTGGTGGGCCGCTTGGTGAAGAGCACCTGGGGCACCCCGTCGCGCAGGAGCAGGGGCACCAACACCGCCGCCTCGCGCAGCACGAGCCCCGGCATGCGCAACGCCTGGGGCGGCCGGGTGGACAGCTGATTCTCGAGCGCGTCGAAGAGAGGGTGCACGGCTACTCCGTCAGTTGCTTCTCCACGGGGACCATGAGGGGCTTCTTCGGGGTGTCCGTGTTCTCCAACCCGGACTGGGGGTGCAGCACGCCCCGCTGCAACAGCACGAGCAGCAGGCAGCCGAGCGCCACGCGGTAGACGATGAAGACGAGCGTGGAGCGTCGGCGCAGGTAGCTCAACAGCCACGCGATGGCGGCCCATCCCGAGCCGAAGGCCACCAGCGTGCCCACCACCAGCGCCAGCGTCGAGGGACGCTCGGTGGCCTCCAGCAGGTGCTTGAGTTCGAAGAGACCCGCGAGCGAGGTGGCGGGAATGGACAGGAGGAAGGAGTAGCGCGCCGCGTCCTCGCGCCGCAGCCCCAGGGACAGGGCCCCGGTGATGGTGGTGCCCGAGCGCGAGGAGCCCGGAATGAGGGCGAGCGCCTGCCACAGCCCCACGATGATGCCGTCGCGCCAGGTCATCTGCTCCAGGGTGCGCTGGTGCGAGGCCAGGCGCTCCACGACGAAGAGGATGAGGGCGAGCAGGATGAGGCTCGCCGAGATGACGTAGAGCGAGCGCAGCGACGTCTCGATGCTCTTCTTGAAGAGCAGGCCGCACACGCCGATGGGCAGCGTGCCCACGAGCACGAACCACGCGAGGCGCGAGTCGGTGGTGGCCATGGGCTGGCGCCGCACGAGCCCCTGGAAGAAGGCCCGGCCGAGCGTGACCAGATCCTTGCGGAAGTAGATGAGCACGGCCGCCACGGTGCCCAGTTGGATGACGGCCGAGTACGCCGCGCCCGGATCGGCCCAGCCGAACAGCTCCGGAACGATGCGCAGGTGCGCGGTGGAGCTGATGGGCAGGAACTCGGTCAACCCCTGGACCAGTCCGAGAACGATGG
Above is a window of Cystobacter fuscus DNA encoding:
- a CDS encoding response regulator, whose product is MARILIVDDEVHVVGALRRLLRREGFSIEVALGGEEAIEKLATFPADVVISDFRMRGMNGLELLGQVLRIAPSAVRVLISGHADLSSGGPEAGVISHFISKPWDDDRLIADVRALLGAQRSAS
- a CDS encoding undecaprenyl-diphosphate phosphatase, which gives rise to MSLFQAIVLGLVQGLTEFLPISSTAHLRIVPELFGWADPGAAYSAVIQLGTVAAVLIYFRKDLVTLGRAFFQGLVRRQPMATTDSRLAWFVLVGTLPIGVCGLLFKKSIETSLRSLYVISASLILLALILFVVERLASHQRTLEQMTWRDGIIVGLWQALALIPGSSRSGTTITGALSLGLRREDAARYSFLLSIPATSLAGLFELKHLLEATERPSTLALVVGTLVAFGSGWAAIAWLLSYLRRRSTLVFIVYRVALGCLLLVLLQRGVLHPQSGLENTDTPKKPLMVPVEKQLTE
- a CDS encoding NUDIX hydrolase, which produces MHPLFDALENQLSTRPPQALRMPGLVLREAAVLVPLLLRDGVPQVLFTKRPTTLRHHAGQYSFPGGSRDAVDPTPLQTALRETREELGIDVTGVRVLGALDEVPTLGGSGFRIQPFVGVLPHGLEYKPNPAEVEFIVEVPLAHLMDPTAHRVEPHFSRGVAYEVDFYTYESHVIWGATGRILRHLLGLTRALSPP